In one window of Lewinella sp. 4G2 DNA:
- a CDS encoding fibronectin type III domain-containing protein, producing the protein MPHLISYCLRVAILCLLPAFSWAQNAGAGLGTTGTAGYDLYSKVEDGVLYTRWEPRTLSELRHASKGMTVTVYAVSGPRRRPTSRVVETKKMEPIPFAEWSQDLLDQWDTVALATTIPEQMPDAFRQQTPYADEIRAQFDSAKSWIVPYFHTTALQSSWKRIDYAGMGYARTLDPNVWAYGIKVYPTSTGDTLYLDIDVENYVEPELPKLGVTWGDRQAKVKWRTLEYRPYYYGYRLQRSVAGGPFEDVAEDAYVNVLDTMAMDSTEDNLYVIDVLDIPNNQDSIVFRLTGYDHLGGESDGYREARGKGLSDIEVSPGFTRSEQTDSNYAILAWRFPEEQLPFVKEFRILHSPTQGKDYEIAMNSIPAEDTVTTIAFPMAFDANYYRIQAVSYSGREATSFEALVMSWDDTPPDMPTNFAGFVDSLGVSHLTWETTDEPDLDGYYLFKGYYRDGELQRQNQDAFPGPAVLDTTPLTQANDSVYYQLRAVDYRGNTSDFTPILALKKPDKFPPAPPRFIDADNDGKAISLKWVPSPAEDAESYVLYRREYDVEPDWTPVLEWTEAKFRRTYRDSLVEPGRTYEYTMLVTDDDGLVSDYPLSAVVKVKDYGLRPPIETLRATASAENKSVLIEWTYGSTPREYHIYKGVDDQPVSLLKVVAGDLNEFVDTDARKAGTYRYLMKAVFPGGKVSPYTEEVAVLQE; encoded by the coding sequence ATGCCACATTTAATTTCATATTGCCTTCGGGTAGCCATCCTGTGCCTCCTCCCCGCTTTCAGTTGGGCGCAGAACGCGGGTGCGGGGTTGGGGACGACAGGTACCGCCGGCTACGACCTGTACAGCAAGGTGGAGGACGGCGTCCTCTACACCCGGTGGGAACCCCGAACGCTCAGCGAATTACGGCACGCCTCCAAGGGCATGACCGTAACTGTCTACGCCGTATCCGGCCCCCGCCGCAGGCCAACCAGCCGCGTCGTGGAAACCAAAAAAATGGAACCAATCCCCTTCGCCGAATGGTCGCAGGACCTATTGGACCAGTGGGATACCGTCGCCCTGGCCACCACCATCCCCGAGCAAATGCCGGACGCCTTCCGCCAGCAGACGCCCTACGCCGATGAGATCCGCGCCCAGTTCGACTCCGCCAAAAGTTGGATCGTCCCCTACTTCCACACGACGGCACTGCAGTCCAGTTGGAAACGGATCGATTACGCCGGGATGGGCTACGCCCGAACGCTCGACCCCAATGTTTGGGCTTACGGCATCAAGGTCTACCCTACCTCCACCGGGGATACCCTTTACCTGGATATCGACGTCGAGAACTACGTCGAACCCGAACTCCCAAAACTGGGCGTCACCTGGGGCGACCGCCAGGCCAAGGTGAAGTGGCGGACGCTCGAATACCGGCCCTACTATTACGGTTACCGCCTCCAACGGTCCGTGGCCGGTGGCCCGTTTGAGGATGTGGCCGAGGATGCCTACGTCAACGTCCTCGATACGATGGCCATGGACAGTACCGAGGATAATCTGTACGTGATCGACGTGCTGGATATCCCCAATAATCAGGATTCCATTGTTTTCCGCCTCACGGGGTACGACCACCTCGGCGGTGAATCCGACGGCTACCGGGAGGCCCGGGGGAAGGGTTTGTCCGACATTGAAGTGAGCCCGGGTTTTACCCGTTCGGAACAAACGGATAGTAACTACGCCATCCTGGCCTGGCGCTTTCCTGAAGAGCAACTGCCCTTCGTAAAGGAGTTTCGCATCCTACACAGCCCCACCCAGGGTAAGGATTACGAGATTGCGATGAACTCCATCCCCGCCGAGGATACCGTGACAACGATTGCCTTCCCCATGGCTTTTGACGCTAATTACTACCGGATCCAGGCCGTCTCCTACAGCGGTCGGGAAGCCACGAGTTTTGAAGCCCTCGTGATGTCCTGGGACGATACGCCTCCGGACATGCCGACCAATTTTGCTGGCTTTGTGGATAGTCTGGGTGTTTCCCACCTCACCTGGGAAACGACGGACGAACCGGACCTGGATGGCTACTACCTCTTTAAGGGATATTACCGCGACGGCGAATTGCAACGACAGAACCAAGATGCCTTCCCCGGCCCCGCCGTCCTGGATACCACGCCGCTTACTCAGGCGAACGATTCCGTTTACTACCAACTGCGGGCGGTGGATTACCGGGGGAATACCTCTGATTTTACGCCGATCCTGGCGCTGAAGAAACCGGATAAATTCCCACCGGCACCACCCCGCTTCATTGATGCGGACAACGATGGTAAGGCCATCAGCTTAAAGTGGGTCCCCAGCCCCGCCGAGGACGCCGAAAGCTACGTCCTCTACCGCCGGGAGTACGACGTAGAGCCCGACTGGACGCCGGTCCTGGAGTGGACAGAAGCCAAATTCCGCCGTACCTACCGCGATAGCCTCGTGGAGCCTGGCCGGACCTACGAATACACCATGCTCGTAACGGATGATGATGGGCTCGTTTCAGACTACCCGCTTTCCGCCGTCGTGAAGGTGAAGGACTATGGCCTACGGCCTCCCATCGAAACCCTGCGGGCGACGGCGAGCGCAGAGAACAAGTCCGTTCTAATTGAATGGACCTACGGCTCCACGCCACGGGAATACCACATTTATAAAGGGGTGGACGACCAACCAGTCAGCCTCCTCAAAGTCGTTGCGGGAGACCTCAATGAGTTCGTGGATACCGATGCCCGCAAGGCCGGGACCTACCGCTATTTGATGAAGGCCGTCTTCCCGGGCGGAAAGGTTTCCCCCTACACCGAGGAGGTGGCCGTACTGCAGGAGTAA